The following are from one region of the Chromobacterium phragmitis genome:
- a CDS encoding NUDIX domain-containing protein: MKHRIAAGAIIEREGKILMVRHCKPGIYDFWVAPGGGAIDDEPLADAARREVLEECGLRVEVGQLAYVEEFASPETRECKFWFIGALQGGEIDCGAEQATREHIVEAAWLSRDDFAGKTVFPPMLLSDYWRDREQGFTAPRYVGLRRMAFY; encoded by the coding sequence ATGAAACATAGAATCGCCGCTGGCGCGATCATCGAGCGCGAAGGCAAGATACTGATGGTCCGCCACTGCAAGCCGGGGATCTACGATTTCTGGGTGGCGCCGGGGGGCGGCGCGATTGATGACGAGCCCTTGGCCGACGCCGCGCGCCGCGAGGTGTTGGAGGAGTGCGGGCTGCGGGTGGAAGTTGGGCAACTGGCCTACGTCGAGGAGTTCGCCAGCCCGGAAACCCGCGAATGCAAATTCTGGTTCATCGGCGCGCTGCAGGGCGGCGAAATCGATTGCGGCGCGGAACAGGCGACTCGCGAGCATATTGTCGAGGCGGCCTGGCTGTCGCGCGACGACTTCGCCGGCAAAACCGTGTTCCCGCCGATGCTGCTGAGCGACTACTGGCGCGATCGGGAGCAGGGTTTCACCGCGCCGCGCTATGTCGGCCTGCGGCGGATGGCGTTTTATTGA
- a CDS encoding DUF6506 family protein, which yields MPLKAAFIFIAPHGDPQRHRALTATPEVEVITLAVSSYRQAGEVARELAEQGCAAIELCGGFGHQGVAIVAAAVGELAAVGAVRFDPHPLLGHRSGDELA from the coding sequence ATGCCATTGAAAGCCGCCTTCATCTTCATCGCCCCCCACGGCGACCCTCAACGCCATCGCGCCCTCACCGCGACGCCGGAAGTGGAGGTCATCACCCTCGCCGTCTCCAGCTACCGCCAGGCCGGCGAAGTCGCCCGGGAACTGGCGGAGCAAGGCTGCGCCGCCATCGAGCTGTGCGGCGGCTTCGGCCACCAGGGCGTCGCCATCGTCGCCGCCGCGGTCGGCGAACTGGCCGCGGTCGGCGCGGTGCGCTTCGATCCTCACCCCTTGCTCGGCCACCGCTCGGGCGACGAACTGGCCTGA
- a CDS encoding helix-turn-helix domain-containing protein — MQTLQRPPEPGLEPWVHSYRRYRFEAGDPGILTLLPGTGAELWLGADGGPGLLCPRRRILRVARPAGSVFVVRFHAGALPQLCRLPLAEMVDQVTPPERAWPEAGDGWARMGTADFDAQCEVAGRFLRARLRPEPELERMRLLARKMFADSAGFALGEHAAGTGEGRFGLSRRFHASQGVTAKLFHRLCRFERFLRDAAFQPRPSLAGLAWEHGYCDQSHLHRDALAFGGQPPARLLRDPALPLFYSPLSGAQASSSPERWPSKG, encoded by the coding sequence ATGCAGACGTTGCAACGCCCGCCCGAGCCGGGGCTGGAGCCATGGGTGCATAGCTATCGCCGTTATCGTTTCGAGGCGGGCGACCCCGGGATATTGACGTTGCTGCCCGGCACCGGCGCGGAGCTGTGGCTGGGCGCGGATGGCGGGCCTGGGCTGCTGTGCCCCCGCCGGCGCATCTTGCGCGTCGCGCGGCCGGCGGGCTCGGTGTTCGTGGTGCGCTTCCACGCCGGCGCGCTGCCGCAGCTTTGCCGCCTTCCGCTGGCGGAAATGGTGGATCAGGTCACGCCGCCGGAACGCGCGTGGCCGGAGGCCGGAGACGGGTGGGCGCGGATGGGGACCGCCGATTTCGACGCGCAGTGCGAGGTGGCCGGCCGTTTTTTAAGGGCGCGGCTGCGGCCGGAGCCGGAGCTGGAGCGGATGCGGCTGCTGGCGCGGAAGATGTTCGCCGACAGCGCCGGCTTCGCGTTGGGCGAGCACGCGGCGGGAACGGGCGAGGGACGGTTCGGTCTGTCCCGCCGCTTCCACGCCAGCCAGGGCGTGACCGCCAAGCTGTTCCACCGGCTGTGCCGCTTCGAACGCTTTCTGCGCGATGCCGCGTTCCAGCCCAGGCCTTCCCTGGCCGGTCTGGCCTGGGAGCATGGCTATTGCGACCAATCCCATCTGCACCGCGACGCGCTGGCTTTCGGCGGACAGCCGCCGGCGCGTCTGTTGCGCGACCCGGCGCTGCCGCTGTTTTATTCCCCGTTGAGCGGCGCTCAGGCCAGTTCGTCGCCCGAGCGGTGGCCGAGCAAGGGGTGA
- a CDS encoding alkaline phosphatase family protein, producing the protein MADLSSLCPDAAWADYQGGGLLNLMQTLSRELGGPDLGHAPLASAALAGIGRHRHVCLILIDGLGAAQLASLGPDSRLRAHQRETISSVFPPTTAAAVTTVLTGSAPAEHGLIGWHQLHGEEIIAPLPLYARYPASRGGGEQRRADTLYRARPLFDRLGRPAFLYLPDFIAESPSSRFHAGRAPRVAYGGLADGFAQLARGVNGAGPAFHYLYLPQLDTLMHEQGPDAAAARVLLAEIDAHFAALLPQADACDAAMVAIADHGFVAAAPECWADVDADAELYGLLALPLSGETRLAYCHVKPACAERFLLLARERLGHACWAVRSRDLLAAGAFGPGPQRPDLARHCGDVTLIAKPGWNLRDTLPGEKPLRLAGVHAGVHPDEQAIPLIVRRP; encoded by the coding sequence ATGGCCGATCTGTCTTCCCTTTGCCCGGACGCCGCCTGGGCCGATTATCAAGGCGGCGGCCTGCTCAATCTGATGCAGACGCTGAGCCGGGAACTGGGCGGGCCCGATCTGGGCCATGCGCCGCTGGCATCGGCCGCTTTGGCCGGCATCGGCCGCCATCGCCACGTCTGCCTGATCCTGATCGACGGCCTGGGCGCCGCGCAGCTGGCGAGCCTCGGCCCGGACAGCCGCCTGCGCGCGCATCAGCGCGAAACGATCAGCAGCGTGTTTCCGCCCACCACCGCGGCCGCCGTCACCACGGTGCTGACGGGAAGCGCGCCGGCCGAGCATGGCCTGATCGGCTGGCACCAGCTGCACGGCGAGGAAATCATCGCGCCGCTGCCGCTGTACGCGCGCTATCCGGCGAGTCGCGGTGGGGGGGAGCAAAGACGCGCGGACACCCTTTACCGCGCGCGGCCCCTCTTTGACCGGCTGGGGCGTCCAGCGTTCCTCTACTTGCCGGACTTCATCGCCGAGAGCCCCAGCAGCCGCTTCCATGCCGGCCGCGCGCCGCGCGTGGCCTATGGAGGCCTGGCCGATGGCTTCGCCCAGTTGGCGCGGGGGGTGAATGGTGCGGGGCCTGCCTTTCATTACCTGTATCTGCCGCAACTGGACACCTTGATGCACGAGCAGGGGCCGGATGCGGCGGCCGCGCGCGTCTTGCTGGCCGAGATAGACGCGCATTTTGCCGCGCTGCTGCCGCAGGCGGATGCCTGCGACGCGGCGATGGTGGCCATCGCCGATCATGGTTTCGTCGCCGCGGCGCCCGAGTGTTGGGCGGATGTGGATGCCGATGCCGAGCTTTACGGATTGCTGGCGCTGCCCTTGTCCGGCGAGACGCGGCTGGCGTATTGCCACGTCAAGCCGGCTTGCGCGGAACGTTTCCTATTATTGGCGCGCGAGCGGTTGGGCCATGCCTGTTGGGCGGTCAGAAGCCGCGACTTGCTGGCCGCAGGCGCATTTGGGCCCGGGCCCCAGCGGCCGGACTTGGCGCGGCACTGCGGCGATGTGACGCTGATCGCCAAGCCGGGCTGGAATCTGCGCGACACGTTGCCGGGCGAGAAACCGTTGCGTCTGGCCGGCGTGCATGCCGGCGTCCATCCGGACGAGCAGGCGATTCCGCTGATCGTCCGACGGCCCTGA
- a CDS encoding glycine zipper domain-containing protein encodes MKRAFVIISIGLAGLSAIAQADTSTIVGGALGGAAGAAVGEAVGGRNGAIIGGAVGGGAGAAIGHDYGRKPEPKKDDRRYRKHRHHHHGKGYFCPPGQGKKGRC; translated from the coding sequence ATGAAGCGCGCATTTGTCATCATTTCCATCGGTCTGGCAGGCTTGTCCGCCATCGCGCAGGCGGACACGTCCACCATCGTCGGCGGCGCGCTGGGCGGCGCCGCGGGCGCGGCGGTGGGCGAAGCCGTGGGCGGCCGCAACGGCGCCATCATCGGCGGCGCGGTAGGCGGCGGCGCGGGCGCGGCCATCGGCCACGACTACGGCCGCAAGCCGGAACCCAAGAAGGACGATCGCCGCTACCGCAAGCACCGCCACCATCATCACGGCAAGGGGTACTTCTGTCCGCCGGGGCAAGGCAAGAAGGGCCGCTGCTAA
- a CDS encoding MBL fold metallo-hydrolase, producing the protein MRFMSTPYHAAVRAIRMLPLAAALAASATSIQAAQPVQPPAQVRTQAPGFYRMMLGAFEVTALSDGTVAVPLDQLLRNPPEDTASRLAQAHLGTRAETSINAFLIHTGSHLALVDAGAGDLFGKDGGRLLDSIRAAGYRPEDIDTVLLTHIHADHSGGLTRQGKRMFPAADIRVDQRDVDFWLNPANAGKVAKEERHAFADAEAALRPYIEAGRLKPFDGETELLPGIRAVAGAGHTPGHSLYLVESEGKKLVLWGDLIHAQDVQFAKPGVTIRFDVDAAAAARQRLARMDEAARQGWLVAAAHIGFPGIGHVRRSGDGYLWQPVRYSLEGLRR; encoded by the coding sequence ATGCGCTTCATGTCCACACCATACCATGCCGCCGTCCGCGCCATCCGCATGCTGCCCTTGGCCGCCGCGTTGGCGGCGAGCGCCACCTCCATCCAGGCGGCGCAGCCGGTTCAACCGCCCGCCCAGGTCCGGACTCAGGCGCCGGGATTCTATCGGATGATGCTGGGCGCGTTCGAGGTGACTGCGCTGTCCGACGGCACGGTGGCGGTTCCGCTGGACCAGTTGCTGCGCAATCCGCCTGAGGACACCGCGAGCCGGCTGGCGCAGGCCCACTTGGGCACGCGGGCGGAAACCTCGATCAACGCCTTCCTGATCCATACCGGCAGCCACCTGGCGCTGGTGGACGCCGGGGCCGGCGATTTGTTTGGCAAAGACGGCGGCAGGCTGCTGGACAGCATCCGCGCGGCCGGTTACCGGCCGGAAGACATCGACACCGTGTTGCTGACCCACATCCACGCCGACCATTCCGGCGGCCTGACGCGGCAAGGCAAACGGATGTTCCCCGCCGCCGACATCCGGGTGGACCAGCGGGATGTGGATTTCTGGCTGAATCCGGCCAACGCCGGCAAGGTGGCGAAGGAAGAGCGCCACGCCTTCGCCGACGCCGAGGCGGCGCTGCGGCCGTACATCGAAGCCGGCCGGCTCAAGCCGTTCGACGGCGAGACGGAGCTGCTGCCGGGCATCCGCGCGGTGGCGGGGGCCGGCCATACCCCGGGCCACTCGCTGTACCTGGTGGAGAGCGAAGGCAAGAAACTGGTGTTATGGGGGGATTTGATCCACGCGCAGGACGTGCAGTTTGCCAAGCCCGGCGTGACCATACGCTTCGACGTGGACGCCGCCGCCGCCGCCCGGCAGCGGCTGGCGAGGATGGACGAGGCCGCCCGCCAGGGCTGGCTGGTGGCCGCCGCGCACATCGGCTTTCCCGGCATCGGCCATGTTCGGCGATCCGGCGACGGCTATCTCTGGCAGCCGGTGCGCTACAGCCTGGAGGGACTGCGCCGCTAG